A genome region from Macrotis lagotis isolate mMagLag1 chromosome 4, bilby.v1.9.chrom.fasta, whole genome shotgun sequence includes the following:
- the LOC141523043 gene encoding olfactory receptor 13A1-like, which produces MALNNQTLVTEFFLQGFSETPQLQLILFGTFLFLYLTALTGNILIVTAISLDSGLHTPMYFFLANLAILDIDCTSTVLPKLLQNLVVEKKSISYGGCMTQLYFITCFLGTELLLFTAMAYDRYVAICHPLHYSTMMSRMVCMLLVSGVWTVGALSSLLHTGLMLRLTFCGPNEIQHFLCEIPSLLLLSCSSTYLNNVMIVIADMYFGVINFVLTMVSYGFIISNILKIRSMEGKKKAFSTCSSHLMVVSMYYTTIIYTYIFPGSGSSMDNGKVVALLYTTVGPTLNPLIYTLRNKDFKNALKKIFTNIK; this is translated from the coding sequence ATGGCATTGAATAATCAAACCTTGGTGACAGaattttttcttcaaggtttcTCAGAGACACCTCAACTCCAGTTAATCTTGTTTggcactttcctttttctttacctCACAGCTCTCACAGGCAATATTCTTATTGTTACAGCCATCAGTCTGGACTCGGGTCTTCATACacccatgtatttttttcttgccAACTTGGCAATTTTAGATATTGACTGCACATCCACAGTTCTTCCTAAACTTCTGCAGAACCTTGTTGTGGAGAAGAAATCTATCTCCTATGGTGGGTGCATGACCCAGCTATATTTCATCACTTGTTTTTTGGGGACGGAGCTTCTACTTTTCACAGCCATGGCTTATGATAGATATGTGGCCATCTGTCATCCCCTCCATTATAGTACTATGATGAGTAGGATGGTTTGTATGCTTTTAGTGAGTGGGGTGTGGACCGTTGGGGCCCTAAGCTCGTTGTTGCACACTGGACTAATGCTGCGATTAACCTTTTGTGGTCCTAATGAAATTCAGCACTTTCTGTGTGAAATTCCTTCTTTGTTACTGCTCTCCTGCAGTTCCACTTATCTGAACAACGTTATGATCGTCATTGCAGATATGTACTTTGGGGTGATCAATTTTGTGCTCACTATGGTGTCCTATGGATTCATCATCTCCAATATCCTGAAGATCCGTAGcatggaggggaagaagaaagccTTCTCTACCTGTTCCTCTCACCTCATGGTTGTCAGCATGTATTATACCACaattatatatacttacatatttcCAGGTTCTGGGTCCTCAATGGATAATGGCAAAGTGGTGGCTCTCTTGTACACCACAGTTGGCCCCACCTTAAACCCTCTTATATATACTCTGAGGAACAAGGATTTTAAAAATGCCCtcaagaaaatatttacaaatattaaataa